One window of the Salvia miltiorrhiza cultivar Shanhuang (shh) chromosome 6, IMPLAD_Smil_shh, whole genome shotgun sequence genome contains the following:
- the LOC130990051 gene encoding uncharacterized protein LOC130990051, with protein sequence MSREKEGEMEKESIPHMFHQHPLSLIPNLAAETDTNFWSAWCYGCWRHFLPGEAAYGCSQKCGMNWLLHKECMEMPREIRHPLHPSHSLTLQASSYGVTGSCAVCEFVAYGLLYKCSGGCEWWIHLGCTGDFEAAAVDDSTMKHPSHPQHQLIKNTRSCSFPCDACGATHKGNAYICTICNYWIHESCALLPVSAHFPHHRPDHSLSLAFNLPNEYIKYEFVCAICSETLPMRRWVYHCQLCRYVVHINCATNTSSLSLSNSSNNENAIDDAKDITKGPIDDIYEEIIRPFVKRERGQISITHDHDNQKTYSIPISGLTCDGCTLPIQEKKQRDDDDDDDDEYENGYMSCDECKYFLHLSCFNLPPHLPSHPLHPIQNHNLTLRNAGKLTDWVYNY encoded by the exons ATGTCgagagagaaagaaggagaAATGGAGAAGGAGAGTATCCCTCATATGTTTCATCAACACCCGCTGAGTTTGATCCCCAACCTGGCCGCGGAAACTGATACTAATTTTTGGAGCGCTTGGTGTTATGGTTGTTGGAGACACTTTTTACCAGGAGAGGCAGCCTATGGATGCAGCCAAAAGTGTGGAATGAATTGGCTATTACACAAAGAATGCATGGAGATGCCGAGAGAGATCCGCCATCCTCTCCACCCTTCACACTCACTCACACTACAAGCTTCTTCATATGGCGTTACAGGATCATGTGCAGTTTGTGAGTTTGTAGCGTATGGGTTGTTGTACAAATGTAGTGGGGGGTGTGAGTGGTGGATCCACTTGGGATGCACAGGGGATTTTGAAGCAGCAGCAGTTGATGATTCAACAATGAAGCACCCAAGCCACCCTCAACATCAACTCATCAAGAATACAAGATCGTGCTCCTTCCCCTGCGATGCCTGTGGTGCCACTCACAAAGGGAACGCCTACATCTGCACCATTTGCAACTACTGGATACACGAGAGCTGCGCACTCTTGCCGGTGTCTGCGCACTTCCCTCATCATCGCCCCGACCACTCTCTCTCACTTGCTTTTAATCTGCCAAATGAGTACATCAAATATGAATTTGTGTGTGCTATATGCAGCGAAACTTTGCCAATGAGACGTTGGGTCTATCATTGCCAGCTTTGCAGATATGTCGTCCATATCAACTGCGCCACCAATACATCCTCCCTCTCACTTTCGAATTC ATCTAATAATGAAAATGCAATTGATGATGCGAAAGACATTACCAAGGGTCCAATAGATGACATATATGAGGAGATTATCAGACCATTCGTTAAAAGAGAGAGAGGACAAATTTCCATCACTCATGATCATGACAATCAGAAGACCTACAG taTTCCAATATCGGGACTAACATGTGATGGGTGCACATTGCCTATACAAGAAAAGAAGCAaagagatgatgatgatgatgatgatgatgagtacgAGAATGGTTAcatgagttgtgatgaatgcaAATACTTTCTCCACTTGTCCTGCTTTAACTTACCACCACACCTCCCTTCTCATCCACTCCACCCCATCCAAAATCACAATCTCACGCTTAGAAATGCTGGCAAGCTAACAGATTGG GTTTATAACTACTga
- the LOC130990052 gene encoding potassium channel GORK-like, which produces MPLDLDQATQKNRSFGFVTFLEREDAMDDIEFYGRILTVNYALPEKIKGVRRHLIREAGSSKRAEQREAMEAAEVSVLLLRNGGSVFARDRWGRTPLEETRVGVDHKLVQLLEDAKRRHQMSDFSG; this is translated from the exons ATGCCGTTGGACTTGGACCAGGCCACGCAGAAGAACCGCTCCTTCGGCTTCGTCacttttctagagagagaagacGCCATGGACGACATCGAATTCTACGGCCGCATCCTCACCGTCAATTATGCGCTTCCCGAGAAAATCAAGGGTGTACGTCGACACCTGATTCGAGAGGCAGGCAGCAGCAAGAGAGCAGAGCAACGAGAAGCGATGGAGGCAGCCGAAG TGTCTGTTTTGCTCTTGCGAAATGGGGGCAGCGTCTTCGCAAGGGACAGATGGGGTAGGACTCCATTGGAGGAGACTCGAGTAGGAGTAGATCATAAACTAGTTCAGTTGTTGGAAGATGCAAAGCGTCGTCATCAGATGTCGGATTTTTCGGGTTAA
- the LOC130987910 gene encoding uncharacterized protein LOC130987910: MALQWMILAYVVAAEAAVAVILTLPTPKVIQSRISSLVSRIVQPSLFIIPFSAFQLLDIYWKSEHRLKCIGETCTAAERSRHERAFFKAQRNVILCLAACFLYWCIYRICSYHKEIQRMEEVEKRAKEE; the protein is encoded by the exons ATGGCGCTGCAATGGATGATTCTGGCGTACGTCGTGGCGGCGGAGGCAGCGGTTGCGGTTATCCTGACGCTGCCGACGCCCAAAGTGATTCAGTCGCGAATCTCATCACTTGTATCGCGTATTGTGCAGCCCTCGCTGTTTATCATACCCTTCTCCGCCTTTCAGCTCCTAG ATATATATTGGAAGAGTGAGCATCGGCTGAAATGTATTGGCGAGACCTGCACTGCCGCTGAGAGGAGCCGTCACGAAAGAGCg TTCTTCAAGGCTCAGAGGAACGTGATCTTGTGTTTAGCTGCATGCTTTCTGTACTG GTGCATCTACCGCATCTGCAGTTATCACAAGGAGATCCAACGCATGgaggaagtggagaagagagccAAAGAGGAGTAG
- the LOC130987912 gene encoding regulator of nonsense transcripts UPF2-like, translated as MEHAEDIAGEQPEKHDDERRHDDEEAVARLEEFKKSVEAKMALRQSNLNPERPDTGFLRTLDSSIKRNTAVIKKLKQINDEQREGLMDELRGVNLSKFVSEAVAAICDAKLKSADIQSAVQICSLLHQRYKEFAPSLVQGLLKVFVPGKSVEDPDADKNSRAMKKRSTLKLLLELYFVGVVEDTGIFVNIIKDLTSPEHLKDRDATQTNLSLLASFARQGRFLLGFPLTEQDILEELLKGLNITADQKKFFRKAFQTYYDAAVELLLSEHASLRQMEHENAKILNAKGELSEENATSYEKLRKSYDHLSRGVSSLAEALDMQPPVMPEDSHTTRVTSGEDASSPVASKDSPTLEALWDDDDTRAFYECLPDLRAFVPAVLLGEAESKSNEQSSKTQDQSADTAPESDKGQVVMQVNPEVSADSTIVQEDKEGKDNDKEEKDKEKAKDSDKEKGKEKDAGRGEIEKDKTKGLDGTNLEALLHRLPSCVSRDLIDQLTVEFCYLNSKSTRKKLVRVLFNVPRTSLELLAYYSRMVATLSTCMRDVSSMLLQLLEEEFNTLINKKDQMNIETKIRNIRFIGELCKFKIAPASLVFSCLKACLDDFTHHNIDVACNLLETCGRFLYRSPETTVRMSNMLEILMRLKNVKNLDPRQSTLVENAYYLCKPPERSARVSKVRPPLHQYIRKLLFSDLDKSSIEHVLRQLRKLPWSECEEYLLKCFLKVHKGKYGQIHLIASLTAGLSRYHDEFAVAVVDEVLEEIRVGLELNEYGMEQQRIAYMRFLGELYNYELVDSSVIFDTLYLILSFGHGTTEQDTLDPPEDCFRIRMVITLLETCGHYFDRGSSKRKLDRFLIHFQRYILSKGVLPLDVEFDLQDLFVELRPKMIRFSSVEEVNAALFDLEELERRVSTEKAHSEKYSDSEKTPRRTSSGTLSVNGQSPGNGTEENGELHEDDVGETDSDSGSGTIENIDRDDEETDQDEVGESEDEYDDGRDPASDEDDEVRVRQKVAKVDPLEVADFDRELRALMQESLDSRKLELRSRPTINMMIPMNLFEGPVKEHHGRGTEGESGDETTDEGTGGSKEVQVKVLVKRGNKQQTKQMYIPRDCSLVQSTKQKEAAELEEKQDIKRLVLEYNDREEEELNGGMQPLNSSHSGGRVSNRGHSWDGQHRSGGGPRHRHIYHSGAGVYYGRRR; from the exons atgGAACACGCTGAAGATATTGCCGGAGAACAACCGGAGAAACATGATGACGAGCGAAGACACGATGACGAG GAAGCCGTTGCCCGGCTTGAGGAATTTAAGAAGTCAGTTGAAGCGAAAATGGCTTTGCGTCAAAGTAATTTGAACCCTGAGAGGCCTG ACACTGGCTTTCTCAGGACACTAGACTCTAGTATCAAGCGCAATACAGCAgtgattaaaaaattaaagcaaATCAATGATGAGCAGCGAGAAGGTCTAATGGATGAATTGCGTGGTGTGAATTTAAGCAAATTTGTCAGTGAAGCCGTAGCTGCGATCTGTGATGCAAAGCTTAAATCTGCTGATATACAGTCTGCTGTACAG ATTTGTTCTTTGCTCCATCAGAGGTATAAAGAATTTGCTCCTAGTCTTGTTCAAGGCCTCTTAAAAGTTTTTGTGCCGGGAAAATCTGTTGAGGATCCCGATGCAGACAAAAATTCAAGAGCCATGAAGAAACGGAGTACCTTGAAGCTTCTTTTGGAGCTTTACTTTGTTGGGGTTGTAGAAGATACTGGTATATTTGTGAACATCATTAAGGATCTTACTAGCCCAGAGCATTTAAAGGATCGTGATGCAACACAGACAAATTTGTCCCTTCTTGCTAGTTTTGCCCGACAAGGAAGGTTTCTTCTTGGATTTCCATTAACTGAGCAAGATATTCTTGAAGAG CTTCTCAAGGGACTTAATATTACAGCCGATCAGAAAAAATTCTTCCGGAAGGCTTTCCAGACTTACTATGATGCTGCTGTGGAACTTCTTCTATCTGAACATGCT TCACTTCGCCAAATGGAGCATGAAAACGCAAAGATTTTGAATGCCAAAGGTGAATTGAGTGAGGAAAATGCCACTTCATATGAAAAGCTGCGAAAATCATATGACCATCTAAGCCGTGGTGTCTCATC TCTAGCAGAAGCACTTGATATGCAACCTCCTGTGATGCCAGAGGATAGTCATACTACCAGAGTCACATCAGGGGAGGATGCATCATCTCCTGTAGCCAGCAAAGATTCTCCCACTCTTGAAGCTCTGTGGGATGATGATGATACTAGAGCCTTCTACGAGTGCCTTCCAGATCTTAG AGCTTTTGTTCCTGCGGTGTTGCTTGGAGAGGCTGAATCGAAGTCGAATGAACAATCTTCAAAGACCCAAGACCAGTCAGCT GACACGGCTCCGGAGTCAGATAAAGGTCAAGTTGTTATGCAAGTAAATCCTGAGGTTTCTGCAGATTCTACAATTGTACAAGAGGATAAAGAGGGTAAAGACAatgataaagaagaaaaggacAAGGAGAAAGCCAAAGACTCTGACAAAGAGAAAGGTAAGGAGAAGGATGCTGGAAGAGGAGAAATCGAAAAGGATAAAACCAAAGGTCTTGATGGAACTAACCTCGAAGCTTTGCTACATAGACTTCCAAGCTGTGTTAGCCGTGATCTGATTGACCAGCTCACA GTTGAGTTTTGCTATCTTAACTCAAAGTCTACTAGGAAAAAGCTTGTGAGAGTATTGTTCAATGTTCCAAGAACATCTCTAGAGTTGTTGGCTTACTACTCACGGATGGTTGCTACACTGTCTACTTGTATGAGAGATGTATCATCGATGCTCTTACAGTTGTTGGAGGAAGAGTTCAATACTTTAATTAATAAGAAG GATCAAATGAATATTGAAACAAAAATCAGGAATATACGATTTATTGGAGAACTTTGCAAGTTTAAAATTGCTCCTGCCAGCTTGGTTTTTAGCTGTCTAAAG GCTTGTTTAGATGATTTCACGCACCATAATATAGATGTCGCTTGCAATCTCCTTGAGACATGTGGTCGCTTTCTCTACCGGTCCCCTGAGACCACTGTTCGCATGTCAAACATGCTAGAGATACTGATGCGCTTAAAAAATGTTAAGAATTTGGATCCCCGTCAAAGCACCTTGGTGGAAAATGCTTATTACTTGTGTAAACCACCAGAAAGATCTGCACGGGTCTCCAAAGTTCGTCCTCCTTTACATCAG TATATTAGGAAACTACTTTTCTCAGATCTTGATAAGTCCTCCATTGAGCATGTTCTACGACAGCTGCGCAAGCTACCTTGGAGTGAATGTGAGGAGTATCTTTTGAAGTGTTTTCTGAAGGTTCACAAAGGGAAATACGGTCAGATTCATTTGATTGCATCACTTACTGCTGGTCTGAGTCGCTATCATGATGAATTTGCAGTTGCCGTTGTTGATGAG GTTTTGGAGGAAATTAGAGTGGGTTTAGAGTTAAATGAATATGGAATGGAGCAACAACGGATTGCATACATGCGTTTCTTGGGGGAACTGTATAACTATGAACTTGTTGACTCATCTGTCATCTTTGATACGCTCTATCTGATTCTTTCTTTTGGACATGGGACAACAGAG CAAGATACATTGGATCCTCCAGAGGACTGTTTTCGTATCAGAATGGTCATCACACTTCTTGAGACatgtgggcattattttgataGAGGTTCATCAAAAAGGAAGCTTGATCGGTTCTTGATACACTTCCAGAGGTATATTCTGAGCAAAGGTGTCCTTCCCCTGGATGTTGAATTTGATCTGCAG GATTTATTTGTTGAATTGAGGCCAAAGATGATCCGTTTTTCATCAGTTGAGGAGGTTAATGCTGCTCTATTTGATCTCGAAGAGCTTGAGCGCAGAGTTTCAACAGAGAAAGCTCACAGCGAGAAGTACTCAGACTCGGAAAAAACTCCCCGTAGGACGAGTTCTGGTACTCTATCTGTCAATGGACAAAGTCCTGGTAATGGCACAGAGGAAAATGGTGAATTGCACGAAGATGATGTTGGGGAGACGGATAGTGATTCTGGAAGTGGCACCATTGAAAACATTGATCGTGATGATGAAGAAACTGACCAAGATGAGGTTGGTGAAAGTGAAGATGAATACGATGATGGACGCGATCCTGCTTCAGATGAAGACGACGAGGTTCGTGTTAGGCAGAAGGTGGCCAAGGTAGACCCTCTGGAGGTGGCTGATTTTGACCGGGAACTGCGGGCTCTAATGCAG GAAAGTTTGGATTCAAGAAAGCTAGAGCTGCGCTCGCGGCCAACAATAAATATGATGATACCCATGAATTTGTTCGAAGGCCCCGTCAAGGAACACCATGGAAGAGGAACTGAAGGTGAAAGCGGTGACGAGACAACAGATGAAGGGACTGGTGGAAGCAAGGAAGTCCAGGTGAAGGTGCTTGTGAAGCGCGGTAACAAGCAACAGACAAAGCAGATGTACATCCCTCGCGACTGCTCTCTCGTGCAGAGCACAAAGCAAAAAGAAGCAGCCGAGCTAGAAGAGAAACAAGACATAAAGCGTCTCGTCCTAGAATACAACGATAGAGAAGAGGAGGAACTGAACGGAGGTATGCAGCCACTAAACTCGTCTCATAGTGGAGGTAGAGTGTCAAACAGGGGCCATTCATGGGATGGGCAGCATAGGTCTGGAGGAGGGCCGCGTCATCGCCATATATACCATTCCGGTGCCGGTGTTTACTATGGCAGAAGAAGATAA
- the LOC130987913 gene encoding uncharacterized protein LOC130987913 isoform X2, translating into MKLRHAMVCSSNQNRSMEAHALLKREGFDVASYGTGQHVKLPGPSLREPNVYDFGTPYKQMFDDLRRKDPELYRRNGILPMLKRNLSVKTAPQRWQENAADGTFDVVLTFEEKVFDMVLEDLHNRKQVLLKPVLVINLEVKDNHEEAAIGGRLALQLCQEIEAAENWEECVDDLIINFERQNHRKLVYSISYY; encoded by the exons ATGAAGCTGCGGCACGCAATGGTGTGCTCTTCGAATCAGAACAGGAGCATGGAGGCGCACGCGCTGCTCAAGAGAGAAGGCTTCGACGTGGCTTCCTACGGAACTGGGCAGCACGTTAAGCTGCCTGGACCCTCCCTTAGAGAACCCAACGTCTACGATTTCGGCACCCCCTACAAGCAAATGTTCGACGACCTCCGCCGCAAAGACCCCGAGCT ATATCGGCGAAACGGAATACTACCAATGCTCAAGAGGAACTTATCTGTAAAAACTGCCCCTCAGCGTTGGCAAGAAAATGCTGCAGATGGTACATTTGATGTGGTACTTACATTTGAAGAAAAAGTTTTTGATATGGTTCTTGAAG ATCTACACAATCGGAAGCAGGTGCTTTTGAAGCCCGTTTTAGTTATCAACTTAGAAGTTAAAGATAACCACGAAGAGGCAGCAATTGGTGGCCGGCTTGCGCTACAATTATGTCAAGAG ATCGAGGCTGCTGAAAACTGGGAGGAATGTGTTGACGATCTTATTATAAACTTTGAGAGACAAAACCACAGGAAGCTCGTCTACAGCATCTCGTACTACTGA
- the LOC130987913 gene encoding uncharacterized protein LOC130987913 isoform X1 codes for MKLRHAMVCSSNQNRSMEAHALLKREGFDVASYGTGQHVKLPGPSLREPNVYDFGTPYKQMFDDLRRKDPELYRRNGILPMLKRNLSVKTAPQRWQENAADGTFDVVLTFEEKVFDMVLEDLHNRKQVLLKPVLVINLEVKDNHEEAAIGGRLALQLCQEVHLLCYPEIEHSSFSCLLLYAIICRSRLLKTGRNVLTILL; via the exons ATGAAGCTGCGGCACGCAATGGTGTGCTCTTCGAATCAGAACAGGAGCATGGAGGCGCACGCGCTGCTCAAGAGAGAAGGCTTCGACGTGGCTTCCTACGGAACTGGGCAGCACGTTAAGCTGCCTGGACCCTCCCTTAGAGAACCCAACGTCTACGATTTCGGCACCCCCTACAAGCAAATGTTCGACGACCTCCGCCGCAAAGACCCCGAGCT ATATCGGCGAAACGGAATACTACCAATGCTCAAGAGGAACTTATCTGTAAAAACTGCCCCTCAGCGTTGGCAAGAAAATGCTGCAGATGGTACATTTGATGTGGTACTTACATTTGAAGAAAAAGTTTTTGATATGGTTCTTGAAG ATCTACACAATCGGAAGCAGGTGCTTTTGAAGCCCGTTTTAGTTATCAACTTAGAAGTTAAAGATAACCACGAAGAGGCAGCAATTGGTGGCCGGCTTGCGCTACAATTATGTCAAGAGGTACACTTGTTATGCTATCCAGAGATTGAACACAGTAGTTTCAGCTGCTTACTGTTATATGCAATCATATGCAGATCGAGGCTGCTGAAAACTGGGAGGAATGTGTTGACGATCTTATTATAA